In Ammoniphilus sp. CFH 90114, a genomic segment contains:
- a CDS encoding peptide ABC transporter substrate-binding protein yields MKKNKRLLLGFSIASLLAGLTAGCGSQDETQPVQQSTTGTKESATNPAPSESSKEPQILKTNLHSDLTSVDPALVPDAATMSVVRANFDGLTRRDLNGQLVNSTAEHVEISSDQKTYTFTIRNSKWNNGDAVTAHDFEFAWKRALDPATAAGSADKLYYIQHAEKANKGEVPLDQVGVKALDDRTLEVKLEQPTPFFLELTADFIYFPVNKKIVTANPDWAKDPSTYVGNGPFKMEKWDHSSEVVLVKNDQYWDQQSVNLDEIRMSILTDENTALSLFEMGELNWLGAPLTFLPTEAIPTLKDTGELSMKPVAATYFYIFNTEKVPFNNKKVRQAFSYAINRQLLVDNITQTGEIPALGLVPPSLELKPGGYLKDNDTETAKRLLQEGMQELAINELPPLEILYNTAETHKKIAEAVQDQWRTTLGVEVSMVNQEWGVVLDNLAQGNFTIGRSGWSASVHDPIDFLRLFKDKNSGNNEGRWENDRYKELLTSSDLEPDKEKRKAILAEAEAIFMDEMPVIPVYYYSFPSVQKAEVKDVLVDSSAKVEFKWAYIEK; encoded by the coding sequence TTGAAAAAAAATAAGCGATTACTATTAGGCTTTAGTATAGCAAGCCTTCTTGCTGGATTGACGGCAGGCTGTGGAAGTCAGGATGAAACCCAACCCGTTCAACAATCGACAACTGGAACGAAGGAGAGTGCCACGAATCCAGCGCCTTCGGAATCATCTAAAGAACCGCAGATTCTGAAAACTAACTTGCACTCTGATTTAACGTCGGTTGACCCGGCATTAGTTCCAGATGCAGCGACCATGTCCGTTGTTCGAGCGAATTTTGATGGTTTGACTCGGAGAGATCTCAACGGCCAGCTTGTTAACTCAACGGCTGAACACGTTGAAATTTCTTCTGACCAGAAAACATACACCTTTACCATTCGAAATTCCAAGTGGAACAATGGAGATGCTGTTACCGCGCATGATTTTGAATTTGCATGGAAGCGTGCTCTAGATCCGGCCACGGCAGCTGGTTCAGCGGATAAACTGTATTATATCCAACATGCAGAAAAGGCCAATAAAGGCGAAGTCCCGCTGGATCAAGTGGGGGTAAAAGCGCTCGATGATCGAACCCTCGAGGTCAAACTAGAACAACCGACTCCGTTTTTCTTGGAATTAACGGCTGACTTTATCTATTTTCCAGTCAACAAAAAGATCGTGACAGCCAATCCTGACTGGGCAAAGGACCCGAGTACGTATGTAGGAAATGGACCTTTTAAAATGGAGAAATGGGATCACAGCTCGGAGGTTGTTCTAGTTAAAAACGATCAATACTGGGATCAGCAAAGTGTCAATCTGGATGAGATCCGCATGTCCATCTTAACCGATGAGAACACCGCTCTTTCGTTATTTGAGATGGGCGAGTTGAATTGGTTAGGTGCGCCTCTTACGTTTTTGCCAACAGAAGCTATTCCAACTCTAAAGGATACCGGTGAATTGAGCATGAAGCCGGTTGCAGCCACTTACTTTTACATCTTCAACACCGAAAAGGTCCCCTTTAATAATAAAAAGGTTCGTCAAGCCTTTTCCTACGCGATCAATCGTCAACTGCTCGTAGATAATATCACCCAAACCGGTGAAATTCCTGCTTTGGGCCTCGTTCCACCGTCTTTGGAATTAAAACCAGGAGGATACCTCAAAGACAACGATACTGAAACGGCCAAACGTTTATTGCAAGAAGGAATGCAAGAACTAGCCATTAATGAGCTTCCGCCGCTTGAGATCTTGTATAACACAGCGGAAACACATAAAAAGATTGCTGAAGCTGTTCAAGATCAATGGAGAACAACCTTAGGGGTTGAAGTGAGTATGGTAAACCAAGAATGGGGAGTTGTTCTAGACAATTTGGCACAAGGGAATTTCACCATCGGGCGTTCGGGCTGGTCTGCTAGTGTTCATGATCCGATTGATTTCCTGAGACTGTTTAAAGACAAAAACAGCGGAAATAATGAAGGGCGTTGGGAAAATGATAGGTATAAAGAATTGTTGACAAGCTCCGATCTAGAACCCGATAAAGAGAAACGCAAAGCCATACTTGCTGAGGCAGAAGCCATCTTCATGGATGAAATGCCTGTGATCCCCGTTTACTATTATTCGTTTCCTTCCGTCCAAAAAGCTGAAGTGAAAGATGTTCTGGTAGATAGTTCGGCAAAAGTAGAATTCAAATGGGCTTATATTGAGAAATAG
- a CDS encoding YndJ family transporter, with product MKFPYLPVVIGGIITMAAFTMEYFQFELIEQFLVFAFWVMVPLVLSLFDDKNQTKAQLQVHFWLNRLYFPAAFLAFASMMASTTWQEEHTMIPGALSMGWLFFTLLIAVYGLLILREKGFSSIEEVAIAAGLIYFFFGGIWYSLYQFEVHLFHLAPKMSALSAVHFHYSSSMVPIFIGMLGRVMEKKKWYQWLVVIDIVGPILIAFGILFSRTVEVIGVTIFAVNITIYSTYVLMKVRNNVDQRNARIFLSISSLAVYAIMLVGLAYGINKKLGLFPISVADMVLVYGTLHAGGFVLCGLLGWLAVKPGVKA from the coding sequence ATGAAATTCCCTTATTTGCCTGTGGTCATCGGCGGAATCATCACCATGGCTGCGTTCACTATGGAGTACTTTCAATTTGAGTTGATTGAGCAGTTTTTAGTGTTTGCGTTTTGGGTCATGGTGCCGCTCGTGCTTTCTTTATTCGATGATAAGAATCAAACGAAGGCCCAACTACAGGTCCATTTCTGGTTGAATCGCTTGTACTTTCCGGCTGCCTTTCTAGCTTTCGCTTCCATGATGGCCAGTACGACTTGGCAGGAGGAACATACGATGATTCCAGGGGCCTTGTCTATGGGGTGGCTGTTCTTTACGCTTTTGATTGCAGTCTATGGGCTGTTAATCCTTCGGGAGAAAGGGTTTTCTTCTATTGAGGAGGTTGCCATTGCGGCTGGACTAATCTATTTCTTTTTTGGCGGCATCTGGTATAGTCTCTACCAATTTGAAGTGCACCTCTTTCATTTAGCTCCCAAGATGAGTGCCTTGAGTGCGGTTCACTTTCATTATTCGTCGTCGATGGTTCCGATTTTTATTGGGATGCTGGGGCGGGTAATGGAAAAAAAGAAATGGTATCAATGGCTCGTCGTCATTGATATCGTTGGGCCAATCCTGATTGCCTTTGGTATCCTGTTCTCTAGAACGGTTGAGGTCATTGGGGTCACGATTTTTGCCGTTAACATTACGATTTACAGTACCTATGTGCTCATGAAGGTAAGAAATAATGTGGATCAAAGAAACGCTAGAATCTTTTTATCGATCTCTTCCTTGGCGGTTTATGCCATTATGCTGGTCGGGTTGGCGTATGGGATCAACAAAAAGCTTGGCTTATTTCCGATCTCCGTTGCGGATATGGTACTTGTGTACGGAACCTTGCATGCGGGAGGCTTTGTTCTCTGCGGCTTGCTTGGTTGGTTGGCCGTGAAGCCGGGAGTTAAAGCGTAA
- a CDS encoding FtsW/RodA/SpoVE family cell cycle protein produces the protein MISDRNRAAIEDYLDTVCSQIKNKEIHDDIRCELNNHIDEILEDYLAEGIEESEAIKQSLLHMGDPVHLGKQFWIAHKPKTEWTLLGLVTAFIGMGLLIMYSIGMNQANHDAMSLFLSKVLTTWIGIIALAAVFFFDYRKLKTWSPTLFLGTLVIMLLVLLMGPRVNGIPHLDLGFIRIDFIHLSPFCLIVFLAGILLVDVEKKSEASGQNKLLAKALLLLLVPSLFYLITPSLYSFLLYAVGFFVLFFTSKASRRQIVILLSTIFVLIVGLFLTMKPYQISRLAAFLDPYQDPQGSGYQLVQSIESIRSAGWLGHGFGAELKVLPGIQSDFVFTYLVYSQGWLIGGALASAVLFFMIRMIRVSQWVRDPYGRMMINGIASLFILCFLYSILMTVGLLPPANVAMPFVSHGGSLFLIHMISVGLILSIYRRKDLHPTRLNNESTTS, from the coding sequence ATGATTTCTGATCGTAACCGAGCTGCCATTGAGGATTATCTTGACACCGTCTGTTCCCAAATCAAGAACAAAGAGATCCATGACGATATTCGATGTGAACTGAATAATCATATTGATGAAATCCTTGAAGACTACCTTGCGGAAGGGATTGAGGAAAGTGAAGCCATAAAACAATCTCTCCTTCATATGGGTGATCCCGTTCATCTGGGGAAACAGTTCTGGATTGCTCACAAGCCGAAAACGGAATGGACTTTGCTCGGTTTAGTCACAGCTTTTATCGGAATGGGGCTTCTTATTATGTATTCGATTGGAATGAACCAGGCGAACCATGACGCGATGTCCTTATTCCTGAGCAAGGTCCTAACGACTTGGATAGGCATTATTGCTTTGGCTGCCGTCTTCTTCTTTGACTATCGGAAATTGAAGACCTGGTCACCTACCCTATTCCTTGGAACACTTGTGATCATGTTGCTCGTCCTCCTGATGGGACCTAGGGTAAATGGCATTCCCCATCTTGACTTAGGATTTATCCGAATTGATTTCATTCACCTCAGCCCATTCTGCTTGATTGTTTTTCTGGCTGGAATTCTTCTGGTGGATGTGGAGAAGAAAAGTGAGGCTTCTGGGCAGAACAAATTATTGGCTAAGGCCTTACTGCTGTTACTCGTTCCGAGTCTGTTCTACCTGATCACGCCATCCCTCTATTCTTTCTTATTATATGCTGTCGGATTCTTTGTCCTTTTTTTCACTTCAAAAGCCAGTCGCAGACAAATCGTCATCCTGCTATCTACGATCTTCGTCCTTATCGTCGGTTTGTTCCTGACCATGAAGCCTTACCAAATTTCCAGACTTGCCGCGTTTTTGGATCCGTACCAGGATCCGCAGGGAAGCGGTTATCAGCTGGTTCAGTCTATCGAATCCATCCGTTCCGCAGGTTGGCTTGGCCATGGATTCGGCGCAGAACTTAAAGTATTGCCAGGGATCCAGAGTGATTTCGTTTTTACTTACTTGGTATATTCCCAAGGATGGCTAATAGGAGGTGCATTGGCTTCCGCCGTTCTGTTCTTCATGATCCGGATGATCCGTGTGAGCCAATGGGTGCGTGATCCTTACGGCAGGATGATGATCAACGGGATTGCCTCCCTTTTCATCCTCTGCTTTCTCTACAGCATCTTGATGACAGTCGGACTTCTGCCTCCGGCCAATGTAGCTATGCCCTTTGTGAGCCATGGAGGTTCCCTGTTCTTGATTCATATGATCTCAGTTGGATTGATCCTCAGCATTTACCGAAGAAAGGATCTTCACCCTACTCGCCTTAACAACGAAAGCACCACTTCTTAA
- a CDS encoding PadR family transcriptional regulator, with amino-acid sequence MKISKELVKGSTVMMILTLLERKPMYGYEMIKEIESNSNGVFTFKEGTLYPILHTLEAEGWVEAYWCEQEGARKRKYYRITDQGKGHLEAKKKEWTTFRSALDFVLGEGRI; translated from the coding sequence ATGAAAATAAGCAAGGAACTAGTAAAAGGAAGTACCGTCATGATGATTCTGACGTTACTCGAACGCAAGCCCATGTATGGCTATGAGATGATTAAAGAAATCGAATCGAATTCGAATGGCGTGTTTACATTCAAGGAAGGAACCCTCTATCCCATACTACATACTCTTGAAGCCGAGGGCTGGGTGGAGGCGTATTGGTGCGAGCAAGAAGGAGCGCGCAAGCGAAAATATTATCGGATTACCGATCAGGGGAAGGGGCATTTGGAGGCGAAAAAGAAAGAATGGACCACCTTCCGATCTGCACTGGACTTCGTTCTTGGGGAGGGAAGGATATGA
- a CDS encoding EAL domain-containing protein yields the protein MFSLPHTDQIVILDGHYSIPIVLLSIVIACFASYTALSINERIHQNHFFHEYFWVFLASIVMGLGIWSMHFIGMGAFMLSIPMEYDLLLTVLSVVPAIMASFLAFYISNRKNRISWQLLPAGMFMGLGISTMHYVGMAAMKMEAEYSYKPFLFFLSIGIAIVVSYAALCIFSTMQKFMGNQLVKWITALIMGCAIASMHYTGMAAVVFYTFKPILLEVHDLHQMNFSPLLIGVTVCMIIILGLSGLTSILDRYVEYRFHYYDSLTLLPNRRHFDKKYNMPFSSGSLVIIQLHDLDKWSYSSSDEIIKSVSEVIKGFKEVSRYLYRIDENRFAILTPNHVDNSKLKHTLTHMMAALQKPMVIDHQEVVIDLVCVIASSDKREEKDQLLSHAMAVLHHQSIPYNGEIVEFDPSIHTYVFERQLAKDIDQAMEKDELFLVYQPKVGLRTTQVVGVEALLRWNHPVHGQISPGVFIPILEENGRIEDVTDWVIRQVCKQIHRWFMENQLSIKVSVNIPGPYLTSPRLMEELEKSITSYNVSSRDLELEVTESSVMTNIESAIRVIDELRGSGFSVALDDFGTGVSSLSYLKRLPISTLKIDKSFIDGVPESDKDSNIMKAMITLARSLDLEIVIEGVETREQMEFLQRMEHLPIIQGYYFSKPLHEKELVDWLERFGPLQMKESQSV from the coding sequence ATGTTTTCATTGCCCCATACAGATCAGATTGTGATTCTTGATGGACATTACTCCATTCCTATTGTGTTGCTTTCCATTGTGATTGCTTGTTTCGCCTCCTACACCGCTCTTTCGATCAATGAAAGGATCCACCAGAACCATTTTTTTCATGAATACTTCTGGGTGTTCTTAGCCTCTATTGTGATGGGGTTAGGGATTTGGTCGATGCATTTTATTGGGATGGGCGCATTCATGCTCTCGATTCCAATGGAATATGACTTACTTTTAACGGTCCTATCCGTCGTACCCGCGATTATGGCTTCTTTTTTAGCATTCTATATTTCCAATCGAAAAAATCGAATAAGTTGGCAATTGCTGCCGGCGGGCATGTTCATGGGACTCGGGATTTCTACGATGCATTATGTAGGTATGGCTGCGATGAAGATGGAGGCTGAATATAGCTACAAGCCTTTCCTGTTCTTCTTATCGATTGGGATTGCCATTGTGGTTTCCTATGCGGCATTGTGCATTTTTTCTACCATGCAAAAATTCATGGGTAATCAGTTAGTGAAATGGATTACTGCCCTGATCATGGGTTGTGCGATTGCAAGCATGCATTACACAGGGATGGCTGCTGTTGTGTTCTACACCTTTAAGCCTATTTTACTTGAAGTGCATGACTTGCATCAGATGAATTTCAGCCCACTCCTTATAGGAGTAACGGTATGCATGATCATCATTTTAGGCTTGTCTGGTCTAACGAGCATACTCGATCGGTATGTTGAATATCGCTTTCATTATTATGATTCCTTGACCTTGCTTCCGAATCGAAGACATTTTGATAAGAAGTACAACATGCCCTTTTCGAGTGGCAGCCTAGTCATCATCCAATTGCATGATCTAGATAAATGGAGCTACTCCTCTAGTGATGAAATCATAAAATCGGTGAGTGAAGTGATAAAAGGATTCAAGGAAGTGTCTCGATATCTGTATCGTATAGATGAGAATCGTTTTGCGATTTTAACTCCGAATCATGTTGACAACTCCAAATTGAAACACACCTTAACCCATATGATGGCTGCTCTACAGAAGCCGATGGTCATAGACCACCAAGAAGTCGTCATAGATCTTGTGTGTGTGATTGCCTCCTCAGATAAGCGGGAAGAGAAAGATCAGCTTCTATCTCATGCCATGGCCGTTCTTCATCATCAGTCTATCCCATATAACGGGGAAATTGTGGAGTTCGATCCCTCCATTCACACGTATGTCTTTGAGAGACAACTGGCTAAGGACATTGACCAAGCTATGGAAAAGGATGAGTTATTTCTCGTTTATCAACCTAAGGTAGGTTTGCGCACAACCCAAGTGGTGGGAGTTGAAGCTTTGTTGCGATGGAATCACCCTGTACATGGACAGATATCACCCGGTGTCTTCATTCCGATTCTTGAAGAAAATGGAAGAATCGAAGACGTAACAGATTGGGTGATTCGACAGGTTTGCAAGCAGATCCATCGTTGGTTCATGGAAAATCAGCTCTCTATCAAAGTTTCCGTTAATATCCCGGGACCCTATCTAACGTCACCGAGACTCATGGAAGAATTAGAAAAGAGTATAACGTCTTACAATGTGAGTAGTCGCGATCTCGAGTTGGAGGTCACAGAATCCAGCGTGATGACCAATATCGAGAGTGCCATCCGGGTCATTGATGAGCTTAGAGGTAGTGGATTCTCCGTAGCTTTAGACGATTTTGGAACGGGTGTTTCATCCCTTTCCTACTTAAAACGCCTTCCGATTTCAACATTAAAAATAGATAAATCCTTTATCGATGGTGTACCGGAATCAGATAAAGATTCTAACATCATGAAGGCCATGATCACGCTTGCTCGCTCGCTTGACCTAGAAATTGTGATAGAAGGAGTAGAGACGCGAGAGCAAATGGAATTTCTTCAAAGGATGGAGCACCTTCCAATAATACAAGGTTATTATTTCTCCAAACCTCTTCACGAGAAAGAGTTAGTGGATTGGCTGGAGCGCTTTGGCCCATTACAGATGAAAGAGTCCCAATCCGTGTAA
- a CDS encoding metal ABC transporter solute-binding protein, Zn/Mn family: MRKWLISVGLSLSVILVGCAQTTTQGNSAGDQEGPIQVTATIGMITDIVKEVGGEHVEAVGLMKAGVDPHLYKASQGDIKKLDEADLIFYNGLHLEGKMGDILEKMSSTKPTVAVTDGIDRSQLLAGDASLGEEFDPHVWFNVQLWMKAVEKVRDELSAFDSKHQADYQKNAEEYLKKLEELDAYAKEQLASIPKESRVLVTAHDAFGYFGEAYDMEVRGLQGLSTASEYGSKDVTELRDYLVSKKIKAVFVESSVPQKAIESVVEGAKEMGHELKIGGELFSDAMGKEGTEEGTYIGMVRHNVDTIVNALK; this comes from the coding sequence ATGAGAAAATGGTTGATTTCAGTAGGATTATCTTTGAGTGTCATCTTGGTAGGATGTGCCCAAACCACCACTCAAGGGAACAGTGCAGGGGATCAGGAAGGGCCGATTCAGGTAACGGCGACGATTGGAATGATTACGGACATTGTAAAAGAGGTTGGGGGAGAGCATGTCGAAGCTGTAGGCCTTATGAAGGCTGGAGTAGATCCTCATCTCTATAAGGCTTCCCAAGGGGATATCAAGAAGCTTGATGAAGCTGACCTGATTTTCTATAACGGACTTCATTTGGAAGGGAAAATGGGAGATATCCTAGAGAAGATGTCTTCTACGAAGCCCACGGTTGCTGTGACCGATGGCATTGATCGATCCCAATTGCTCGCTGGGGATGCTTCTCTAGGAGAGGAATTTGATCCGCACGTGTGGTTTAATGTTCAGCTTTGGATGAAGGCGGTTGAAAAGGTAAGGGATGAACTCAGTGCCTTCGATTCGAAACATCAAGCAGATTATCAGAAAAATGCGGAGGAGTACTTAAAGAAGCTAGAAGAGCTAGATGCTTACGCTAAAGAGCAATTAGCGAGTATTCCGAAGGAATCCCGTGTTTTGGTAACGGCCCATGATGCCTTCGGATACTTCGGTGAAGCTTATGATATGGAAGTACGCGGATTGCAGGGACTCAGTACGGCATCGGAATATGGATCAAAGGACGTAACGGAGCTGCGAGACTATCTCGTTTCCAAGAAAATCAAGGCCGTGTTTGTTGAATCCAGCGTCCCTCAAAAAGCGATTGAATCCGTGGTGGAAGGGGCAAAGGAAATGGGGCACGAGCTCAAGATTGGTGGAGAATTATTCTCGGATGCGATGGGGAAAGAAGGGACGGAAGAAGGAACCTATATCGGAATGGTTCGGCATAATGTTGATACCATTGTCAACGCGCTCAAATAA
- a CDS encoding metal ABC transporter ATP-binding protein — MSNTPLKVWEMTVAYQKKPVLTDVSFQIPEGTLIGIIGPNGAGKSTLIKATLGLIPRVTGGVEIYGKTYEKQRRLIGYVPQRESVDWDFPTSALDVVMMGRYGHLGWFKWPGSKERKIAMESLEKVGMADFADRQISQLSGGQQQRIFLARALAQDAQLYFMDEPFVGVDAATEKAIITLLNELKKQGKTVLVVHHDLATVKEYFDWVMLLNVDLKHIGPTAEVFTKENLQRTYGGKLTILDHGHEPSLLLS; from the coding sequence ATGTCAAACACGCCTTTGAAAGTATGGGAGATGACGGTAGCCTATCAGAAAAAACCGGTATTGACCGATGTCTCGTTTCAGATTCCGGAAGGAACATTGATTGGCATTATCGGTCCCAATGGAGCAGGAAAATCGACGTTGATCAAAGCGACGCTGGGCTTGATTCCTCGTGTAACAGGCGGGGTGGAAATATATGGGAAGACTTACGAAAAGCAACGAAGGCTCATAGGCTATGTTCCCCAAAGGGAGTCCGTAGATTGGGATTTTCCTACGAGTGCCCTTGATGTCGTAATGATGGGTAGATACGGCCATCTTGGTTGGTTTAAGTGGCCGGGTTCCAAAGAACGGAAAATAGCGATGGAATCATTGGAAAAAGTGGGAATGGCTGATTTTGCTGATCGTCAGATCAGTCAATTGTCAGGCGGGCAGCAGCAACGAATATTCTTGGCTCGCGCCTTAGCTCAGGATGCGCAATTGTATTTCATGGATGAACCGTTTGTCGGCGTGGATGCTGCAACGGAAAAAGCGATTATTACGTTGCTAAATGAGCTGAAGAAACAAGGAAAAACAGTGCTCGTCGTTCATCATGATTTGGCAACTGTTAAGGAATACTTTGATTGGGTGATGTTGTTAAACGTTGATTTAAAGCATATCGGCCCTACCGCCGAGGTGTTCACGAAAGAAAATTTGCAACGGACGTATGGGGGGAAGCTTACCATCCTAGATCATGGCCATGAACCCTCCTTGTTGTTGTCATAA
- a CDS encoding metal ABC transporter permease — protein sequence MSGFEVFLDPNTQWILMGSILLGLSSGVLGSFAYLRKQSLMGDALAHAALPGVCIAFMITGTKSILFFLIGAAVAGILATFAIGFITRNTRIKQDSALGIILSVFFGFGIVLLTQIQHSESGNQSGLDKFLFGQAASMVQSDVNTMMVISLFLITMCILFFKEFKLLSFDPGFARGLGFPVAFLDQLLMFLIVVAVVVGIQAVGVVLMASLLITPAVAARYWTERLGVMVVLSGLFGLISGFLGTWVSTMAHHLPTGPLTVLAATIIFILSVLFAPKRGVIAKVLLRKAVRKEVLMNKAQCKGNGMNHVKEGKVG from the coding sequence ATGAGCGGTTTTGAAGTATTCTTAGATCCGAATACGCAATGGATCCTCATGGGTTCCATTTTGCTGGGCCTGAGCAGTGGGGTGTTGGGCAGCTTTGCTTATCTTCGCAAACAATCTTTGATGGGGGATGCGCTGGCTCACGCCGCGCTCCCCGGCGTGTGTATTGCCTTTATGATCACAGGAACGAAATCGATTCTCTTCTTTCTCATCGGGGCAGCAGTTGCTGGTATATTGGCTACATTTGCGATCGGTTTTATTACCAGAAACACCCGAATCAAGCAAGATTCAGCACTTGGGATTATTCTCTCTGTGTTCTTTGGATTTGGCATTGTGCTTCTCACGCAAATTCAGCATAGTGAGAGCGGAAATCAGAGCGGGCTGGATAAATTTTTGTTTGGGCAAGCGGCTTCCATGGTTCAATCCGATGTGAATACGATGATGGTCATTTCCCTATTTTTAATTACCATGTGCATTCTTTTTTTTAAGGAATTCAAGCTGTTAAGCTTTGATCCTGGATTTGCAAGAGGGCTAGGTTTTCCTGTGGCTTTCCTAGATCAATTGCTCATGTTCCTCATTGTGGTGGCAGTCGTGGTTGGTATTCAAGCGGTAGGTGTTGTTCTAATGGCCTCGTTGCTGATTACCCCTGCGGTTGCTGCACGCTATTGGACAGAACGGCTAGGTGTCATGGTTGTGTTGTCCGGGTTATTCGGATTGATCAGTGGCTTCTTAGGTACCTGGGTGAGCACGATGGCTCATCATTTGCCCACGGGGCCCTTAACCGTTCTGGCAGCTACTATAATCTTTATTTTATCGGTGCTGTTTGCGCCTAAACGAGGGGTTATAGCCAAGGTATTGCTCAGGAAGGCTGTAAGGAAGGAAGTACTGATGAATAAAGCGCAATGTAAAGGCAATGGGATGAACCACGTGAAAGAAGGGAAAGTAGGATGA
- a CDS encoding metal ABC transporter permease has protein sequence MNDFWIIFTGALVAASCSLVGCFLVLRRMAMVGDAISHSVLPGIVIAFLISGSRDSVALMLGASILGLVTVFLIQMFQNSGVQSDASIGVVFTALFSVGIVLVSLYTRDIDLDLDCVLYGEIAYVPWNTVEILGVTLPKSVWSVGGALLVGLFLIGLFYKQFKVCSFDPAMAAAIGIPVAFFHYLLMGLVSMTTVASFESVGAILVVGMLVVPPATAYLLTERLGVMIVLSIIIGILSSVMGYYLAYLLDASIAGCMISVAGGLFVLAVLFSPSHGVLAKKWMRRKALQDL, from the coding sequence ATGAATGATTTTTGGATTATTTTTACCGGTGCTCTCGTTGCTGCTAGCTGCAGTCTGGTAGGATGCTTCCTGGTCTTGAGGCGCATGGCCATGGTGGGAGATGCCATTAGTCACTCGGTGCTGCCGGGCATCGTCATCGCTTTTTTAATCAGCGGTTCCCGAGATTCCGTTGCCTTGATGCTGGGGGCTTCCATTTTAGGCTTAGTTACCGTCTTCCTCATTCAAATGTTTCAAAACAGCGGGGTCCAATCCGATGCCTCGATAGGAGTCGTATTTACCGCTCTTTTTTCGGTTGGCATTGTGCTGGTAAGCTTATATACGCGGGACATTGACTTGGATTTAGATTGCGTTCTCTATGGTGAAATTGCTTATGTCCCATGGAATACAGTAGAGATTCTTGGAGTAACGCTGCCTAAATCCGTCTGGTCGGTCGGGGGGGCATTGCTGGTGGGCTTGTTCCTGATTGGCTTGTTCTACAAGCAATTTAAAGTCTGCAGCTTTGATCCGGCCATGGCCGCAGCCATAGGCATTCCGGTAGCCTTTTTTCACTATTTGCTGATGGGTCTTGTATCCATGACAACTGTTGCTTCCTTTGAAAGCGTAGGTGCAATCTTAGTTGTTGGGATGCTGGTCGTGCCTCCTGCTACAGCCTACTTGTTAACTGAAAGGCTGGGAGTCATGATCGTTCTCAGCATAATAATCGGAATCCTTAGTTCCGTGATGGGCTACTACTTGGCTTATCTGCTGGATGCTTCCATTGCAGGGTGTATGATCTCTGTTGCAGGTGGATTGTTTGTTCTAGCAGTTCTCTTTTCTCCGAGCCATGGCGTGCTCGCCAAGAAGTGGATGAGGAGAAAAGCATTGCAGGACTTATAA
- a CDS encoding GntR family transcriptional regulator has product MLAKLPQSETLSDRAYRELKRAIIQGDFLPGDPLPEESIAGMLGISRTPLRKAITRLAYEGLVELETGKKAKVAEYSQMDLDHTLQLRQLLEPFNAQQIASYMTDDWLDKLDELIQEQKEAIDQNDMYQFIESDSRFHIMLAEMNSNHKLKEFIEQLNTHFYRNYLILSGTLEEYAAIAFSEHLPIIEALRHRQPGAAGEAMKIHIQNIEARLKQVAKEV; this is encoded by the coding sequence GTGCTCGCGAAACTACCACAATCAGAAACGTTGTCTGATCGAGCATACCGTGAGTTGAAGAGAGCGATTATTCAAGGAGACTTTCTTCCAGGAGATCCGTTGCCCGAGGAATCGATAGCGGGAATGCTTGGAATTAGCCGCACCCCTCTGCGTAAAGCTATAACTAGATTAGCGTATGAAGGGTTAGTAGAACTAGAAACAGGGAAAAAGGCAAAGGTGGCTGAGTATAGTCAGATGGATCTGGATCATACTCTGCAGCTTCGTCAATTACTTGAACCCTTCAATGCCCAACAGATTGCTTCTTATATGACAGACGATTGGTTGGACAAGCTGGATGAATTGATCCAAGAGCAGAAAGAGGCCATCGATCAGAATGATATGTATCAATTTATAGAGAGTGACAGTCGGTTCCATATTATGCTTGCGGAGATGAACAGCAACCATAAACTGAAAGAATTCATTGAGCAACTTAACACTCATTTCTATCGAAACTATTTAATTCTTTCCGGCACCTTGGAAGAGTACGCAGCGATTGCTTTCTCTGAACATTTGCCAATTATTGAGGCGCTTCGTCATCGCCAACCCGGGGCTGCCGGTGAAGCGATGAAAATCCATATACAGAATATCGAAGCAAGACTAAAACAAGTTGCCAAGGAGGTCTAG